One Microcebus murinus isolate Inina chromosome 10, M.murinus_Inina_mat1.0, whole genome shotgun sequence DNA segment encodes these proteins:
- the IL23A gene encoding interleukin-23 subunit alpha, which translates to MLGSRAMMLLLLFPWTTQGRAVPGDSSPAWARCQQLSQKLCTLAWSAHPQVGHMDLLREEGDEETTNDVPHIQCGDACDPQGLRDNSQFCLQRIHQGLIFYEKLLGSDIFTGEPSLLPDGPVGQLHASLLGLSQLLQPEGHHWEPQQTPSPIPSQPWQRLLLRFKILRSLQAFVAVAARVFAHGAATLSP; encoded by the exons ATGCTGGGAAGCAGAGCTATGATGCTGCTATTGCTGTTCCCCTGGACTACTCAGGGTAGAGCTGTGCCTGGGGACAGCAGCCCTGCCTGGGCTCGATGCCAACAGCTCTCACAGAAGCTCTGCACGCTGGCCTGGAGTGCACACCCACAAGTGGGACACATG GATCTACTCAGAGAAGAGGGAGATGAAGAGACTACAAATGATGTTCCCCATATCCAGTGTGGGGATGCTTGTGATCCCCAAGGACTCAGAGACAACAGTCAG TTCTGCTTGCAAAGGATCCACCAGGGTCTGATATTTTACGAGAAGCTGCTAGGATCAGATATTTTCACAGGGGAGCCTTCTCTGCTCCCTGATGGCCCTGTGGGCCAGCTTCATGCCTCTCTACTGGGCCTCAGCCAACTCTTACAG CCTGAAGGTCACCACTGGGAGCCTCAGCAGACTCCAAGCCCCATTCCTAGCCAGCCATGGCAGCGCCTTCTTCTCCGTTTCAAGATCCTTCGCAGCCTCCAGGCCTTTGTGGCGGTAGCTGCCCGGGTCTTTGCCCATGGAGCAGCAACCCTGAGTCCCTAA